From the Jeongeupia sp. HS-3 genome, the window GCGTGGCGGCAGAGCGGCTATCAGGGTGGCGCCTGATGCCCGAGCGTCGGTTTAGCGGATTGCGGTAACTGACCACGCAAGGTGCATTGGCCGCACCGCTCTCCCCGTAATCCCCGTCGATGCATTTTGCGAATCGCAATGAAAAACGGCCCCCAAAGGCCGTTTTGATCGGTTCGACTGCGTTCACTGATTCCGCATGAAATCGGCGGTCTTATAGAACGCCTCTTCCAGATGCTCGCGCAGCGCGGCGTCCATCGGCGTGTCGTTCATCGCCTGGAACATGCACATCAGCCACTGATCACGCTCGGATTCGCCAATCGCAAACGGCATGTGCCGGCCGCGCAAGCGCGGGTGACCGTATTTTTCGATGAAACGTTGCGGCCCGCCGAGCCAGCCGGAGAGAAAGTCGAAGAATTTCTCCCGGATCAAGGCGGTGTCGGGCGCGTGCATCGCGTGGATACCGGCCGCACGCGGATCGCTCGCCATGATGTCGTAAAAACGATCGACCAATTGCCGCAACACCGCATCGCCGCCGAGCAATTGATACGGCGTCATTTGCTGAACTTCGCTCATCCCTTCCCTCTTCAAACCTTGACCGGTTTGACCCGGCTCGCCGCCAGCTTGGCCAGCTCGCGCGCCTGATCGGTATCCGCCGCCGTCGCAACGGCCACGCCCATGCGGCGGCGCTCGAACGCTTCGGGCTTGCCGAAGAGCCGCACATCGGCGCCCGGTACCGCCAGCGCGTCGGCAACGCCGTCGAAAGCGATGCCAACCTCGTTCATGCCGCCATAGATCACCGCGCTCGCCGCCGGCTCGCGCAAGCTGGCGTCAAGCGGCAGCTTCAGAATCGCCCGTGCGTGCAGTTCGAACTCCGAGTAGCGCTGGCTCGCCAGGGTGACCAGGCCGGTATCGTGCGGACGCGGGCTGACTTCGGAAAACCACACCATATCGCCCTTGACGAACAGCTCGACGCCGAACAGCCCACGACCGCCGAGATCGTCGGTCACCGCCTTGGCGATCTCGCGCGCCCGCTGTAGCGC encodes:
- a CDS encoding group II truncated hemoglobin, with product MSEVQQMTPYQLLGGDAVLRQLVDRFYDIMASDPRAAGIHAMHAPDTALIREKFFDFLSGWLGGPQRFIEKYGHPRLRGRHMPFAIGESERDQWLMCMFQAMNDTPMDAALREHLEEAFYKTADFMRNQ